Within Sphingomonas piscis, the genomic segment CCGCCCCGCTGAACCACAAGCGGGCTGGCAATCCCTTCCAGTTATTGATAATCAATCGCAAATGAACGCGCCCTTCAAGCCGGACCTGCTTACGCTCGACCAGCTGCCGCTCGGCAAGCAGGCGCGTATCGCCCAGATCGACTGGGATTCGCTCGAGCATAGCGAGGCATGCCGCCTCAAGCATTTCGGGTTTGACGAAGGCGTGGCGGTTCTGCCTCTGCACCTCGGCCCGTTCGGGCGCGATCCGGTTGCCATTCGGGTCGGCCGAATGACCGTTGCGATCCGCCGCCTCCAGGCCCGCGCCATCCAGGTGGTGCCCGCCTAGCCATGAACCCGCTTCCGCTGGTCGCGGTCGCCGGCAGCCCCAATGCCGGCAAGAGCGCCCTGTTCAATGCGCTGACCGGCGCCCGTCAGAAGGTCGGCAATTACCCCGGCGTGACGGTGGAACGAAAGTCCGGCCGGCTGGTGCTCGCCGATGGGCGACCGGTCGAATTGGTGGACCTACCCGGCGCCTACAGCCTTGATCCCGCCAGCCCGGACGAGGCGGTCACAAGGGACGTGCTGCTCGGCCGCCAGCAGGGCGAGCGCCAGCCTGATGCGCTGCTGATCGTGCTCGACGCCTCCAACCTCGACAATCACCTCCGCTTTGCGCTTCAATTGCTGGAGCTCGGCTTGCCCACGGTCGTGGCGCTCAACATGGTCGACATTGCCCAGCGTGACGGGTTGGAGCTCGATGTAAGGGTGCTGGAGCAGCAGCTCGGCGTTCCCGTCATCGAAACGGTCGCCGTTCGCCGTCGCGGCATTACCGAGCTGAACCAAGGCCTCGACGATCTGCTGTCCGGTCCTGTCCGCCGGCCGATGCCACAGACTCCGGAAGACCTGCTGACGTTGCAGCGCCGCGCGCGGGAGATCGCCACCGCGTCCGTGCTGCGGGAAACGCCGGTGCGCCGCTGGACCCACAGGCTCGACTCCGTCCTTCTTCACCCGGTCGCGGGCCCCCTAATCCTTGCAACCATAATGTTCGTGATGTTCCAGGCCGTGTTCGCATGGAGCGAGGCTCCGGTCGGGTGGATCGAGGGTGGCATGGCTGCACTATCGGCGGCCGCAACGTCGGCGCTGCCGGATGGACTGCTACAGTCGCTGATCGTCGACGGCGTGATCGGCGGCGTCGGGGCGGTGATCGTCTTCCTGCCGCAAATCTTGATCCTGTTCCTGTTCATTCTGCTGCTGGAAGGCAGCGGCTACATGGTCCGCGCCGCCTTCCTGATGGACAAATTGATGCATGGTGCCGGCCTTTCCGGGCGCGCCTTCATCCCCTTGCTGTCCAGCTTCGCCTGCGCGGTGCCCGGCATCATGGCGACCCGCACCATCGACGATCCCAAGGACCGGCTTACCACCATCCTGATTGCGCCACTCATGACCTGTTCGGCGCGCCTTCCAGTCTACACTCTCATCATCGCCGCCTTCATCCCTGACCGTGCCGCCGTACCCGGCGTAGGCCTCCAAGGCCTCGTCATGTTCTGCCTCTACATCACTGGAATTCTAGGTGCCTGGCTCGCGGCGGTGGTGCTTCGTCGCGGCGTCCTCAAAGGCGGCGGTGGCGGCTTCATGATGGAGCTGCCCAAATATCAGATGCCGAACGTCAAGGATGTCGGCATCGGCCTGTTCCAGCGCGCTACCATCTTCCTCAAGCGTGCCGGAACGATCATCCTTGGAACTACCATCGTCCTGTGGGCGCTTGCCAGCGTTCCGCAGGCCGGTCCGGGCGAAAAGCAGAGCGAGGTTTCCATCGCGGGCAAGATCGCCAGCGGTATCGAGGTCGTCGTCCGGCCCATCGGCTTCAACCACGACATTGCGCTGGCGCTTCTCCCGGCCATGGCTGCTCGCGAAGTGGCGGTGAGCGCCATCGCCACCGTTTATTCCATCGACGCAAGCGACGAGGAAGCTGCGGCCGCCAGCCTGGAGGATCGGTTGGGCCGAAGCTGGCCGCTACCAACCGCGCTCGCCTTCCTCGCCTGGTTCGTATTCGCGCCCCAGTGCATCTCGACCATCGCTGTGGCCCGCCGCGAAACCAACGGCTGGAAGTGGCCTTTGGTGATGATCGGTTACCTGTTTGCGCTCGCTTACCTGGCTGCCGGTTTGACCTACTGGACGGCGGTGGCGCTGGGCTTATAGCTGAGCGCCAAATCCAAGGAGACGGTTATGGCGGGCGTGAACAAGGTGATCCTGGTCGGCAATCTTGGCGCGGACCCGGAGTCGCGGTCGCTCAACAATGGCGGCGAGGTCGTGAACCTGCGCGTCGCAACGTCCGAGACGTGGAAGGACCGGGACGGCCAGCGCCAGGAGCGCACCGAGTGGCACCAGGTGGTGATCTTCAACGAAAATCTGGGGAAGGTCGCCAAGAGCTACCTTCGCAAGGGCAGCAAGGTCTATCTCGAAGGTCAGCTGCAGACTCGCAAGTGGACGGATAACAACGGCAACGACCGTTATTCGACGGAGATCGTCCTGCAACGGTTCCGTGGTGAACTGGTCCTGCTTGACGGTCGCGACGGCGGCGGTGGCGGCGGCGGCCGCTCCGACTTCGGCGACGAATTCGGAGGCGGCGGCTACTCAGGCGGTGGCGGCGGCGGATCGCGTCCCCAGTCGCGCCCGCAACCGGCGGCGTTCGACACGGATCTCGACGACGACGTTCCCTTCTAGGATTCGCCGCCTTCCAGCTTGCGTTTGAGGTCGGCAAGGGCGCCGAACGGCCCCGCTTCCTCTTCGCTCATGACCCCGGCTTCCTTCAGCGCCGCTTCCGCTCCCGCACTGCGCGGGTAAGGGTCGAGGCTGAGCGCCAGCGTGTCGGCAAGCGCCTCGCCAAGGTCGATTGCCGCGCCGTCGTGGAAGACCACGTCCATGTCGCCTTCGCCTAGCTCCAACTCGTCGTCCGGCACGGCGGCGGACGGTTCGGGCGCGAACAGGATGTCGAAGGCTTCATCGACGTGGGCCGGAACCGGCTCGCCGGTGACGACGCACCTTTGATCGAGACGCGCGGCGATCCTGCCCTTGGCACTGATCTGCTGCCCATCGCGCGTCAGCACCGCGTGGGCGTCGAACCGCTCCAGGTTTTCCAGCCCGAGCCGCTTCGCGACCATACGCCGCTCCTCTTCGTCGGCCGATAATTCCAGTCGTTCTCCATCGCGGATGCGGTCCAGCGTCAGGCGATGGGCGAAGCCGCTCATGCCCATTCTCCGCCGACAACCCGACCATCCGGCGAAGCCTCAAGCCGCTGCCACAGCGACTTCAGCGCATCCCCAGCCGCAGCCGACGCAATCACGCCGTTCAGGCCCTCGGCTGCTTCCTCGTTCCAACCGCTACCGGCGTTCACCACTGCGCGGACCCGGTCCACGCGCGCCGACAGCGCTCCAGTGAGCTTTCGGACGATCTTGCCCAGGGTGGGATCGCCATAGCCGAGCTGGCGATGTTCATGATCCATCGATTCGACGAACCGCTCAACCAGCCCTGCCCCGGCTTGCTGCGCCGATTCGTCGCCACGCTCCAGCCGAACCGCGACGAACGCGCACACGGTCGCGAGCACCGAAAAGCGCCCGTCCAGTGTGTCGGGAACACCCAGGTCGGCATACCAGAAGGGCTTGCGGGATTCCGCAACGGCTGCGGAGAACAGGGCCGTGTTGCGCGGCTCGGCCGGCGTTAATCGTGGGAACAGGAATCTAAACATAGTGGAGCCTCACCGGCGGGAGGCTTGCGCCTCCCTATCGCCCGGGCATATTGAGGCGAAGGGCGGCGCGTGCAAGTTCCCGGGCGTTTGCCGCAATCGGAAGGTCGAACAAGTTCATGAAGTCAGCGCTGCTGAAAGTCGCAACAATCGCTCTTGGCGCCGGTGTCCTCGCCGGCTGCGGCGGGGTACGGGCTCATCGCGGCGTAGTCCTCGACCAGGATGTGGCCGCCGCGATTCAACCGGGCGTCGACAATAAGGACTCGGTGCAGAAATCGCTGGGCCGACCGACCTTCACCGGCCAATTCGATGCCAACGACTGGTATTATGTCTCGCGCGACACGCAGCAACTGGCATTCCGTGATCCGAGCGTGAGGCAGCAGACGGTGCTGCGCGTGCGCTTCGACCAGGCAGGCAACGTCGTGGCTGTCAACAAGACCGGCAAGGAGCTGGTGGCAAACATCGATCCTTATGGCCGCGAGACGCCGACGCTTGGCCGCCGCCGCAGCTTCTTCGATGAATTGTTCGGCAACATCGGTACGGTTGGGTCGGGCATGACCCCCGGTGGCAGTGCCGAACCCACTCAGTAAACGGCTTCCGCCTGCCGCGGCTGCTCGCAAGGAGCGGCCATGACTGCGACTCCTGCCGGGATTACCTATTCCGACTATTTGGCGCTCGATGAGTTGCTGGGCGCCCAACGGCCCTTGTCGACTCTGCACGATGAGATGCTCTTCATCGTCATTCATCAGACCAAGGAACTGTGGCTCAAGCAGATGCTGCATGAGCTTGGCCTTGCGCAGTCGCTGATCCGCGAGGACCGTTTCGCCCCGCCTACAAGGCACTTGCCCGCATCAGCCGCATCCAATCGGTGATGACGCTGTCTTGGGACGTGCTGGCCACACTGACTCCGGTCGACTATTCCGCCTTTCGGCACGTCCTCGGCACCTCGTCGGGGTTCCAGTCGGCGCAATTCCGCGAATTCGAATATCGCTTAGGCCTGAAGGATGCCGCTTTTCTGAAGCATTACGCCGGCGACAGCCGCGATTATCACGCGCTGCTTCGTGCCTTCGATCAGCCGAGCCTGCGCGACGATGCCCATCAAGCGCTGGAGCGCGCGGGGTTCGACCTCGGCGACCGATCGGATGAGGCGGTCGCGGGCGTGTGGCTGGACGTCTACCGTGATGCGGACCGCTGGTTCGACCTCTATCAGCTTGCCGAGAAGCTGATCGACATCGACGATGCGCTGGCGTCATGGCGGCACAAGCATGTGCTGACGGTGGAGCGGATCATCGGCGGGAAGCCGGGGACCGGCGGCTCGGCCGGCGCGGCCTACCTCCGCTCGACGCTCAGCAAGCGCATCTTCCCCGAACTGTGGGCGATCCGAACCCAGCTATGAGCTTCAAGCACCTTTTCTCGCGCAGCCTCGGTGCTGCGCCGGAGCGGCTGCACATGGCGGCGCACAGCCATCACCTGTGGCCGGACGCAAGTTTCGAAGGGCAGGCCCAATGCTGGGAGGACGCCGCCAGCCTTGCGGACGGCAAGTGGGACAAGGTGATGGGCCAGGTCTGGCCCGAAGCGCAGGGCCATGTGGCGCGCGAGCTTGGTACCGGGCAGCCGGATGCCGTCGTGTTCGCCTCCAACACGCACGAACTGCTCGTCCGCCTGGTTTCGGCCCACCCGCAGCGCCCGGGGCTGCGGGTGCTGACCAGCGACGGCGAGTTTCACAGCGCACGTCGGCAATTCGAACGGTGGCAGGAATCGGGCGACATCGTGATCGACGCTGTTCCGGTCACGCCCGCGGACACGTTCGACGCCCGCTTCCTCGACCGCGCCAAAAGCGGCGAGCATGATCTCCTGTTCATCAGCCAAGTGATGTTCGGCAGCGGGCAAAGATTTGGCCCGATCGATGAACTTGCCGCGCTTGCCCGACCTGAAGGCCCCTGGGTCGTGATCGACGGCTATCACGCCTTCATGGCTGTCGAGCGGCCGTTCGGGGCCGATGCGGCCGCGGGCGCCTTCTACCTGTCGGGCGGGTACAAATATGCGATGGCGGGCGAGGGGTGCGGCTTCCTCCATGCGCCGCCAGGGTTTGGGACGCGTCCGGTGGTCACCGGCTGGTATGCCGAATTCGATGATCTGGCGATTCCACCCGGCCACGTCGGCTACGCGCCTGACGCACGGCGTTTCCTCGGCGCCACCTTCGATCCCTCGGGACTGTACCGGTTCAATGCCGT encodes:
- a CDS encoding FeoA family protein, which gives rise to MNAPFKPDLLTLDQLPLGKQARIAQIDWDSLEHSEACRLKHFGFDEGVAVLPLHLGPFGRDPVAIRVGRMTVAIRRLQARAIQVVPA
- the feoB gene encoding ferrous iron transporter B, with translation MNPLPLVAVAGSPNAGKSALFNALTGARQKVGNYPGVTVERKSGRLVLADGRPVELVDLPGAYSLDPASPDEAVTRDVLLGRQQGERQPDALLIVLDASNLDNHLRFALQLLELGLPTVVALNMVDIAQRDGLELDVRVLEQQLGVPVIETVAVRRRGITELNQGLDDLLSGPVRRPMPQTPEDLLTLQRRAREIATASVLRETPVRRWTHRLDSVLLHPVAGPLILATIMFVMFQAVFAWSEAPVGWIEGGMAALSAAATSALPDGLLQSLIVDGVIGGVGAVIVFLPQILILFLFILLLEGSGYMVRAAFLMDKLMHGAGLSGRAFIPLLSSFACAVPGIMATRTIDDPKDRLTTILIAPLMTCSARLPVYTLIIAAFIPDRAAVPGVGLQGLVMFCLYITGILGAWLAAVVLRRGVLKGGGGGFMMELPKYQMPNVKDVGIGLFQRATIFLKRAGTIILGTTIVLWALASVPQAGPGEKQSEVSIAGKIASGIEVVVRPIGFNHDIALALLPAMAAREVAVSAIATVYSIDASDEEAAAASLEDRLGRSWPLPTALAFLAWFVFAPQCISTIAVARRETNGWKWPLVMIGYLFALAYLAAGLTYWTAVALGL
- the ssb gene encoding single-stranded DNA-binding protein, giving the protein MAGVNKVILVGNLGADPESRSLNNGGEVVNLRVATSETWKDRDGQRQERTEWHQVVIFNENLGKVAKSYLRKGSKVYLEGQLQTRKWTDNNGNDRYSTEIVLQRFRGELVLLDGRDGGGGGGGRSDFGDEFGGGGYSGGGGGGSRPQSRPQPAAFDTDLDDDVPF
- a CDS encoding YceD family protein; protein product: MSGFAHRLTLDRIRDGERLELSADEEERRMVAKRLGLENLERFDAHAVLTRDGQQISAKGRIAARLDQRCVVTGEPVPAHVDEAFDILFAPEPSAAVPDDELELGEGDMDVVFHDGAAIDLGEALADTLALSLDPYPRSAGAEAALKEAGVMSEEEAGPFGALADLKRKLEGGES
- a CDS encoding ubiquinol-cytochrome C chaperone family protein, which codes for MFRFLFPRLTPAEPRNTALFSAAVAESRKPFWYADLGVPDTLDGRFSVLATVCAFVAVRLERGDESAQQAGAGLVERFVESMDHEHRQLGYGDPTLGKIVRKLTGALSARVDRVRAVVNAGSGWNEEAAEGLNGVIASAAAGDALKSLWQRLEASPDGRVVGGEWA
- a CDS encoding outer membrane protein assembly factor BamE — translated: MKSALLKVATIALGAGVLAGCGGVRAHRGVVLDQDVAAAIQPGVDNKDSVQKSLGRPTFTGQFDANDWYYVSRDTQQLAFRDPSVRQQTVLRVRFDQAGNVVAVNKTGKELVANIDPYGRETPTLGRRRSFFDELFGNIGTVGSGMTPGGSAEPTQ
- a CDS encoding tryptophan 2,3-dioxygenase family protein; translation: MTATPAGITYSDYLALDELLGAQRPLSTLHDEMLFIVIHQTKELWLKQMLHELGLAQSLIREDRFAPPTRHLPASAASNR
- a CDS encoding tryptophan 2,3-dioxygenase; amino-acid sequence: MTLSWDVLATLTPVDYSAFRHVLGTSSGFQSAQFREFEYRLGLKDAAFLKHYAGDSRDYHALLRAFDQPSLRDDAHQALERAGFDLGDRSDEAVAGVWLDVYRDADRWFDLYQLAEKLIDIDDALASWRHKHVLTVERIIGGKPGTGGSAGAAYLRSTLSKRIFPELWAIRTQL
- a CDS encoding aminotransferase class V-fold PLP-dependent enzyme, which codes for MSFKHLFSRSLGAAPERLHMAAHSHHLWPDASFEGQAQCWEDAASLADGKWDKVMGQVWPEAQGHVARELGTGQPDAVVFASNTHELLVRLVSAHPQRPGLRVLTSDGEFHSARRQFERWQESGDIVIDAVPVTPADTFDARFLDRAKSGEHDLLFISQVMFGSGQRFGPIDELAALARPEGPWVVIDGYHAFMAVERPFGADAAAGAFYLSGGYKYAMAGEGCGFLHAPPGFGTRPVVTGWYAEFDDLAIPPGHVGYAPDARRFLGATFDPSGLYRFNAVQRMLASEGLTTATISAHVRALQYELIGQLAGTSLGYSELLNPPGGGSARFLAFATPHAARWSAELKASGCTTDVRGEVLRVGFGLYHDADDIESFARLCRSLT